TAGGTTGTCTTCGCTGTTATCCAAGAATATGTATTGATTGTAAATGTGGTTACAGCTCAACAACAATCCTACGGGAGCAGCAAAAGATAATCGGCAGTCGCTCCGGTCTGTGGATAGCTTTTCAAATCGGGTATCAGCCGAAACGGTTGCAGGCAGGTCGTCTGTATCGGACAAGGTGTGCAAAGACAGCCTTTTGTTTCCGATACGCACTTCTTCTGCCCCAAGTGCTATATCCTGCATTGGTGTTCCGGCTTCTCTCGAAAGTGTGAGGTATTGTTCCAGCAAGCCCTGTTTCTCGTCCGTACCGATTATATCATCTTCGGTCAAACGTCGCAGGGTTATAAAACCGCTATCGTTCACGATACGCTCAAACTGTGCGACCGCTTCCATAAATCGGTGTATCGTTTCCTTATTGATTTCCTTTGGAATGAGTGTGCCTTTGCAAAGCGAACTAAAGTTGCTTTGCATACGCATTCTGTTCTTGGTCGTCTTTGTCAGAAACAGATAGCAATAATGGTTCAGGAACGGTCGCTCGTTGAAATGGCGTTGATAGGACTTTGAAAGAAAACTTTGGTCTTCCTGTGCCAAATCGGGAGCGTAGCTTTCCTTGATGTACCAATCCTGTTTGTGGATTACCGTGAAATCAGGTAAGGTCTTGATTGCCTTATGCCACGCCGAGTGAATGGCTTCATACTCGGCAGAAGCTACGGTAAAAAGTTCCGGCAATCGTACTTCAAAACAGGCGGTAATGTCTGCATCTTTGGATAAGATACAGTTGTTCTCTACTGCCAGCAATGGAAACTTATGTTCCAATGTGGCTGTTTTTGCTACATTTCTCATACGGATTTCGGTTTAGGAGTGAATTTTAAATACCTGTGTACAGGCTTGCGACAAATGATATAGCGAGGGTGTCTTTTTCTCGCACCTACTTTCATAAGCCCGTGTTCACCGTATTTTTTGTTCAGCGAGAATGTTTGCCACACAATGAGTGAAGCACCACCAGCTCCGAGGAACAGGCAGATGTAATTACTTACGCCAGCCATATACAATATCATCACGAAGATGAGCGTACCGAGCAAACCACCAGCGAAGATGAACAGGTATTGAGCTTTCAGCCCTTTAAACTCTACCGTCCTGCCAATGCCTTTGTTAATGTTATAACTGTTCATAAAGCAAAGGATTACAGGAAGAATGAACGTAAGATGGTTGCAGCTACAATCAGGAAGATACAAGCACCAAACCAGCTTGCCGCTGTTTTACTCGTGTCGGGGTCGCCCGAACTAAATTTGTTATACACTTTTACACCACCAATCAAGCCTACGACCGCCCCAATCGCATAAATCAATTGGGTTGCTGGGTCAAAGTAGGACGTTACCATTTGGGTCGCTTCATTGATACCTGCCGACCCGTTTCCTTGTGCAAACGCACCAATTCCTGACAGCATCGCCATTGCCGTCAGCAAAACTTTTTTTCTTTGTTTTTCCATAATTGAAACACATTAATTTGTTATCCTTAACCCACACCTTGCGGGCTTTCGGGACAAATGTCTTATGGAAAATGAGGTGGTGTTAGAAAGTGGCAGTCAAAGGAAGTGTTTGGCGTTCAGTGGCTTTATATTGGTATAATGGAGCATAAAAAAACGCCAAACATTTTACGGTTTGACGTTTCTTTTTTTGAGTGTGATACGGGAGTTTTATAAAAACTCCTCAATGTCAAAATCATCTTTCCGCAAATTGGAAGAACTGTTTTCGGTTTCAGTTGTAAGCGTGCTATCCAAAAGCTCGGCAATCTTTTGGGAGGCATCTTCCATTGAACTTTCCAACAAGCTTAATAATTCGGTTCCCTGTAATCTTTGAACTATATCAATCGCTGTTTCCTTTTGGGCTGGCTCTAATTTCTCTTTTTTAAGCAAGACCCCCACGTCTGTCAGTTCTTCAAAGGTAACCCCTTGGGCAAAACCGTCATCGCCTGCGGAAGTTCTGTTCCCGTTCAATTCTTCTTCCTCCTCTTTCAAATCGGGTTCATTGCTGAAAACCTTGTCCAGCTCCCCCTGCGGAATTTGAATACCAACGTTTTCATTTTCGTCGTATTCGATGTCTAAATTATCAGGGTTTACCTCCGGTTCTGCAATTTGGCGTTCAGTGGCAGTATTTGGCACTGATTGGCTTCTTACAGGCTTGGGTTGCCCCATAATATCGGGCAGTTTCGGATTGGTTTTTTCCTGCATCGGTTTATGCTCCGACTTCCACTTAATGATAACCTTATCCTGCAAAAGCAAGAAAATGACTATCAAAAGGCATATTACAATTACTATTTCCATAATCAAGTTGTTATTCAAATGGAGATTTGTGCTTTTCGTTGAACTCCTTTGTAATCATATTCTCAGACACCCTGAAATGGTGGTCAAGGATATTGTTGAGGTAGGCAAACAGCGGAATTTTATCTTCGCCTATAACCTGTACAATACGGCTTAAACGCTCGTGATGCTCTGAATTGAGGTAAATACTTTTATTGCCCCGTTTCTGCGTTTTGTTCATTTGCAGAAATGCGTTTTCATACGTTACCTGAACTTTGTTATTCTCACTTTCGGAATGGTTGCTTAGAGCAACTGCATTCTTCTTCTTGTTTTTCTTTGCTTTTTTCATCATAAAATGGGTTTAAAACGTTCGTTGAAATAATTTGTAATATCGTCGCCAAATTCCCTAAAATGGTATTCAAGGATATTGTCGATGTACGAGTAGAGCGTTGTCTTTTCTTCTCTTGATAATTGCACAATGCGGAGCAACCTTTCGTGATATTCGGGGCGTATATAGACTACTTTTCCATTACGTCCTGACGGAAACCGATTAACTAAAAATGTGTCCTCATAGTCCGCTTTTTTAGCCGAGCTGTTACGAGCTTTTTCCCTCGGTTTTGTTTCCTTTGGGGTTTCCTGTTTTTTCGTATCGGGTTGGACATCGGGTTCATCACCGCTAATGATGTTCATTAGATATTCCTCATCGACATCGGGCTTTTCAAAATCGTTGTTCTTTTTATTTATAGCCATAGTTTAAGATTTTAGAGATGAACGATTTTTAAAAATTC
This genomic stretch from Chryseobacterium sp. POL2 harbors:
- a CDS encoding DUF4133 domain-containing protein, whose translation is MNSYNINKGIGRTVEFKGLKAQYLFIFAGGLLGTLIFVMILYMAGVSNYICLFLGAGGASLIVWQTFSLNKKYGEHGLMKVGARKRHPRYIICRKPVHRYLKFTPKPKSV
- a CDS encoding DUF4134 domain-containing protein; protein product: MEKQRKKVLLTAMAMLSGIGAFAQGNGSAGINEATQMVTSYFDPATQLIYAIGAVVGLIGGVKVYNKFSSGDPDTSKTAASWFGACIFLIVAATILRSFFL
- a CDS encoding conjugal transfer protein TraD, coding for MEIVIVICLLIVIFLLLQDKVIIKWKSEHKPMQEKTNPKLPDIMGQPKPVRSQSVPNTATERQIAEPEVNPDNLDIEYDENENVGIQIPQGELDKVFSNEPDLKEEEEELNGNRTSAGDDGFAQGVTFEELTDVGVLLKKEKLEPAQKETAIDIVQRLQGTELLSLLESSMEDASQKIAELLDSTLTTETENSSSNLRKDDFDIEEFL
- a CDS encoding DUF3408 domain-containing protein; this encodes MMKKAKKNKKKNAVALSNHSESENNKVQVTYENAFLQMNKTQKRGNKSIYLNSEHHERLSRIVQVIGEDKIPLFAYLNNILDHHFRVSENMITKEFNEKHKSPFE
- a CDS encoding DUF3408 domain-containing protein is translated as MAINKKNNDFEKPDVDEEYLMNIISGDEPDVQPDTKKQETPKETKPREKARNSSAKKADYEDTFLVNRFPSGRNGKVVYIRPEYHERLLRIVQLSREEKTTLYSYIDNILEYHFREFGDDITNYFNERFKPIL